A stretch of Lactiplantibacillus brownii DNA encodes these proteins:
- a CDS encoding M13 family metallopeptidase has translation MATISQAAVKQDLYDAVNGDWLKTAEIPDDHASTGGFMDLVDAIEKTLMHDFDAMAAGETAPNDPQLAEFIKFYQLTKDFKQRNAAGANPILPCLKQIDSLSDFADLQQRMPDWLYDGLPLPFSLDVDADMKNTKVNALFAQAPNTILPDKTYYDDGNESGPKLLAVYGQMMTQLLQLTGYKEVEAQQIVADTLKFDRLIVPWVKSAEEAADYSKMYNPRAFKDFANDSKYLDLAAITYSVINGNPETVILPEPAFFDHFNEVVNPENFEMMKNWMKAKLVQRLSGYLSDEMRTLGTTYSRTLSGQKQPRNQAKSAYYLAAGAFDQVVGLYYGHTYFGEAAKADVHQMVEKMIGVYKRRLEANTWLSADTRAKAVTKLNNLGIQVGYPDKLEAVYTKFHTLSAADGGSVLSNVLAFGRIARKDMFAKWGQPTDRTRWEMSADTVNAYYHPFMNIIVFPAAILQAPFYSLAQSSSANYGGIGAVIAHEISHAFDNNGALFDEFGNLHNWWTEADSAHFKELAKAMITEFDGLEFAGAKVNGTLTVSENIADAGGLSCAEEAAKNEADVDLSAFFTNWAMVWRMKATKQYMQLLLSIDVHAPAKLRANVQPKNLDDFYTTFDITPEDPMYLAPDQRVKIW, from the coding sequence ATGGCAACAATCAGTCAAGCAGCAGTTAAACAAGATCTCTATGACGCCGTCAACGGTGACTGGCTCAAGACCGCCGAAATTCCCGACGATCATGCTTCAACCGGTGGCTTCATGGACCTCGTTGATGCGATTGAAAAAACGTTAATGCACGATTTTGATGCCATGGCTGCGGGTGAAACGGCACCAAATGACCCACAGTTAGCCGAATTCATTAAATTTTATCAATTAACCAAAGATTTCAAACAGCGGAACGCTGCGGGGGCTAACCCAATCTTGCCGTGTTTGAAACAGATCGATAGTCTCAGCGACTTCGCAGACCTCCAGCAACGGATGCCCGATTGGCTCTACGATGGCTTACCACTACCATTTAGTTTGGACGTCGATGCCGATATGAAAAATACCAAGGTCAACGCCCTCTTTGCACAGGCACCGAATACGATTTTGCCTGACAAGACTTACTATGATGACGGTAATGAGTCCGGCCCTAAATTATTAGCTGTTTACGGTCAAATGATGACGCAATTGCTTCAATTAACCGGTTATAAAGAAGTCGAAGCCCAACAAATCGTGGCTGACACGCTGAAATTTGACCGGCTGATCGTCCCATGGGTCAAGAGTGCCGAAGAAGCCGCCGATTATAGTAAAATGTATAATCCACGGGCATTCAAAGACTTCGCCAATGACAGCAAGTACCTCGATTTAGCTGCCATTACGTACTCTGTGATCAATGGCAACCCAGAAACGGTTATTTTGCCAGAACCCGCATTCTTTGATCATTTCAACGAAGTCGTTAATCCCGAAAACTTTGAGATGATGAAAAACTGGATGAAGGCCAAACTCGTTCAACGGTTGAGTGGTTATTTGAGTGATGAGATGCGGACGCTGGGAACCACTTATTCGCGGACGTTATCTGGTCAAAAACAACCTCGAAATCAAGCTAAGAGCGCGTACTACCTCGCAGCTGGGGCTTTTGATCAAGTCGTGGGCTTATATTATGGTCATACCTATTTCGGTGAAGCAGCTAAAGCCGATGTTCATCAAATGGTCGAAAAAATGATTGGTGTTTATAAACGGCGCTTGGAAGCAAATACTTGGTTGAGTGCGGATACGCGTGCGAAAGCCGTCACTAAACTGAACAATTTAGGCATCCAGGTCGGTTATCCTGACAAATTGGAAGCCGTTTATACGAAATTCCATACCCTGTCCGCTGCGGATGGTGGGAGTGTCTTGAGTAACGTGCTGGCCTTTGGTCGCATTGCGCGCAAAGATATGTTCGCTAAATGGGGCCAGCCAACTGACCGGACCCGTTGGGAAATGAGCGCTGACACGGTCAATGCTTACTACCATCCCTTTATGAACATCATCGTGTTCCCAGCGGCCATCTTGCAAGCACCATTCTACAGTTTGGCACAATCCTCCAGCGCAAACTATGGTGGGATTGGGGCCGTGATTGCCCACGAAATCTCACATGCGTTTGATAACAACGGGGCCTTGTTTGATGAGTTTGGGAACCTGCATAATTGGTGGACTGAAGCAGATTCTGCCCACTTTAAGGAACTTGCTAAAGCGATGATCACCGAATTTGATGGTCTCGAATTCGCTGGCGCCAAGGTCAACGGGACCCTAACCGTTTCCGAAAACATCGCGGACGCTGGTGGGTTAAGTTGTGCCGAAGAAGCTGCTAAGAATGAAGCCGACGTTGATCTCAGCGCCTTCTTCACCAATTGGGCCATGGTCTGGCGGATGAAAGCCACCAAACAATATATGCAATTATTGCTCTCAATTGACGTGCATGCTCCCGCAAAACTACGAGCTAACGTGCAACCTAAGAATTTAGATGATTTCTATACTACTTTTGACATTACGCCGGAAGATCCAATGTACCTCGCTCCCGACCAACGGGTTAAAATCTGGTAA
- a CDS encoding FAD-dependent oxidoreductase, with amino-acid sequence MKVIVIGCTHAGTAAVNQILASNPETDVTIYEKNDNVSFLSCGIALYLGGQVADPQGLFYSSPEKLAELGATVHMQHDVTAVDTDQHTVTVTDLVNGEEKTDHYDKLIMTTGSWPVIPPIDGIDNPNVYLCKNWGHAQKLWTDAKEAKRVIVIGGGYIGTELVEAYQRQGKEVTLIDGLPRILNKYLDQEYTDRIEKDFVDHGIEMALGQMVKGFSGDGDEVTVTTDKGSYTADMAILCVGFRPNTALLKGKVDMNANGSIKTNDYMQTSDPDIYGAGDSVAVHYNPTHKDAYIPLATNAVRQGTLVGLNIFKPTRKYMGTQSTSGLMLFGKTIVASGMTLEHAKAEGIPAAAVTVEDNYRPEFMPSTTPVLMQLVYNPETRVILGAQFMSDYDVSQSANTISVLIQNNNTIDDLGFVDMFFQPTYDRPFNYLNILGQAAIAQAASKVTE; translated from the coding sequence ATGAAAGTTATCGTTATTGGTTGTACCCACGCCGGCACCGCTGCGGTTAATCAGATTTTGGCTTCAAACCCTGAAACAGACGTCACGATTTACGAAAAAAATGACAACGTCTCATTCCTTTCTTGTGGCATTGCGCTTTATCTAGGCGGTCAAGTCGCCGACCCTCAAGGGCTTTTCTATTCTAGTCCAGAAAAATTAGCTGAACTTGGGGCAACTGTCCACATGCAACATGATGTGACAGCCGTTGACACCGACCAACACACGGTAACCGTTACCGACTTAGTTAATGGTGAAGAAAAAACGGATCACTATGACAAGCTAATTATGACAACCGGTTCTTGGCCAGTTATCCCACCAATCGATGGCATCGACAACCCAAATGTCTACCTTTGCAAAAACTGGGGCCATGCACAAAAGCTCTGGACGGATGCCAAGGAAGCCAAACGCGTGATCGTCATCGGCGGTGGTTATATTGGGACTGAATTAGTCGAAGCCTATCAACGTCAAGGTAAAGAAGTGACCTTGATCGATGGCTTACCACGGATTTTAAATAAATATTTAGATCAAGAATACACCGACCGAATCGAAAAAGATTTCGTCGACCACGGCATTGAAATGGCCCTTGGTCAGATGGTCAAAGGGTTCAGTGGCGATGGCGATGAAGTCACCGTTACGACCGATAAAGGCAGTTATACCGCTGACATGGCTATCTTGTGCGTTGGGTTCCGGCCAAACACCGCCTTACTCAAAGGTAAAGTGGACATGAACGCCAACGGTTCAATCAAAACGAATGATTATATGCAAACTTCTGACCCTGACATTTATGGGGCCGGTGACTCAGTCGCAGTGCATTATAACCCAACCCATAAAGATGCTTATATTCCATTGGCAACGAATGCGGTGCGGCAAGGGACCTTAGTTGGGCTGAATATCTTCAAGCCAACTCGGAAATACATGGGAACCCAATCTACTTCTGGTTTGATGCTATTTGGTAAAACTATCGTTGCTTCTGGGATGACCTTGGAACATGCAAAAGCAGAAGGCATCCCTGCCGCTGCAGTGACAGTTGAAGATAACTACCGGCCAGAATTTATGCCGTCAACAACGCCAGTTTTGATGCAATTGGTTTACAATCCAGAAACTCGCGTTATTTTAGGCGCACAATTCATGAGTGACTACGATGTTTCTCAATCAGCCAACACGATCTCAGTGCTGATTCAAAACAACAACACTATTGATGACTTAGGCTTTGTGGACATGTTCTTCCAACCAACTTACGACCGGCCATTTAACTACTTGAACATTCTCGGCCAAGCCGCGATTGCCCAAGCCGCAAGTAAAGTAACTGAATAA
- a CDS encoding ferritin-like domain-containing protein, with protein MSELTIEDQYAAELKQSDIDHHTPTAGAMTNHILSNLLVEYVKLNQVKWYVKGANAFGLRSEYARLLALNTKNFADLAELLLDENQKPSSTTAELTKYSMLEENGAFKYNDANTLVAATIQDFDTENLFVDRAIKLAEKEERPALAAWLVGYRGGNNRNIRQLQAFLGNDARTGLDEEDDDDDED; from the coding sequence ATGAGTGAATTAACTATCGAAGATCAATACGCAGCGGAACTAAAACAGAGTGACATCGATCATCATACCCCGACGGCGGGAGCAATGACGAATCACATCTTGTCGAATTTACTGGTAGAATATGTCAAATTAAACCAAGTAAAATGGTACGTGAAGGGCGCAAACGCGTTTGGATTACGCTCAGAATATGCTCGTTTATTAGCGTTGAATACGAAGAACTTTGCGGACTTAGCCGAATTATTGCTTGATGAAAACCAAAAACCTTCATCAACAACGGCGGAATTAACGAAGTATTCAATGTTGGAAGAAAATGGGGCTTTCAAGTACAACGACGCCAACACATTGGTTGCCGCGACCATTCAAGATTTCGATACTGAAAACCTCTTTGTCGACCGAGCCATCAAGTTAGCCGAAAAGGAAGAACGTCCAGCATTGGCTGCCTGGTTAGTGGGCTACCGTGGCGGTAACAACCGCAACATTCGTCAATTACAAGCCTTCTTGGGCAACGATGCCCGGACTGGTTTAGACGAAGAAGACGATGATGATGACGAAGATTAA
- a CDS encoding DUF1828 domain-containing protein, whose product MSINTHSLQQAYLDWVTQKQVFKPQANFTTIQTPFVDIYHDTIELFIEKHAGHYILSDDGYTLDELDTLDLQLSPKHASKKRQALFEQTCLNFGIQINQLKVES is encoded by the coding sequence GTGAGTATCAATACGCATTCCCTGCAACAAGCCTATTTAGATTGGGTAACGCAAAAACAGGTATTCAAACCACAAGCAAACTTTACAACCATTCAAACCCCTTTCGTAGACATATATCACGATACCATTGAACTTTTCATTGAAAAACATGCTGGACATTATATTCTGAGCGATGATGGTTACACACTTGATGAACTGGATACGCTAGATTTACAATTAAGTCCCAAGCATGCATCAAAAAAACGACAAGCCCTTTTTGAACAAACCTGCTTAAACTTCGGTATTCAAATTAATCAACTAAAGGTTGAAAGTTAA
- a CDS encoding heavy-metal-associated domain-containing protein, producing the protein MAKATMQLGTLTCPSCMTKIEKALENQNGVENVKVLFNASKVKTNFDEGVTDADKLTDVVTGLGYEVQSVKVK; encoded by the coding sequence ATGGCAAAAGCAACGATGCAATTAGGCACATTAACTTGCCCATCATGCATGACTAAAATCGAAAAAGCCTTAGAAAATCAAAACGGGGTTGAAAACGTCAAAGTGTTATTCAATGCCAGCAAAGTCAAAACTAATTTTGACGAAGGCGTCACGGACGCTGATAAATTAACGGATGTTGTAACTGGCTTGGGCTACGAAGTTCAAAGCGTCAAGGTAAAATAG
- a CDS encoding GNAT family N-acetyltransferase: MPKLEKYHPILTPHYTFDWLTKARVKDVLTLIQETDARQQPTILSVADRINQTMREIFHDQKLVWGITQRTTDQLIGIAGFTPLDLTANTATLTVTVLPAQQQPAVLAEIYTRLTAFATHELGLTQLSVHLSQPDQSLTKIFTELGFSVMTTDPLDFKLTR, from the coding sequence ATGCCTAAGCTAGAAAAGTACCATCCGATTTTAACGCCCCATTATACATTTGATTGGCTGACCAAAGCCCGCGTCAAAGACGTTTTGACGTTAATTCAGGAAACTGACGCTAGGCAGCAGCCAACCATTCTCAGTGTCGCAGACCGCATCAATCAAACGATGCGTGAGATCTTTCATGATCAAAAACTTGTATGGGGGATTACGCAACGTACAACCGATCAACTGATTGGGATCGCCGGCTTCACGCCGTTGGATTTAACCGCTAACACTGCGACGCTGACCGTCACGGTGTTGCCAGCACAACAACAACCTGCCGTTTTAGCTGAAATCTATACACGTCTAACAGCGTTCGCCACACATGAACTCGGACTAACACAATTAAGCGTGCACTTGTCACAACCAGATCAATCACTGACAAAGATCTTCACTGAATTAGGCTTCTCAGTCATGACCACCGACCCGTTAGATTTTAAATTAACCCGCTAA
- a CDS encoding heavy-metal-associated domain-containing protein — translation MTKAIMQLDTLTCPSCLTKIQKALAKQPGVQTVKVLFNASKVKVSFDETSTTAETLADVVTELGYTVKQIKVKAAIS, via the coding sequence ATGACAAAAGCCATTATGCAATTAGACACGTTGACTTGCCCATCGTGCCTGACTAAGATTCAAAAAGCGTTGGCAAAACAACCCGGTGTCCAGACGGTCAAAGTGTTGTTCAATGCTAGCAAGGTTAAAGTTAGTTTTGATGAAACGTCGACGACCGCCGAGACGCTGGCCGATGTTGTGACTGAGTTAGGCTATACCGTTAAACAAATTAAAGTAAAAGCTGCCATTTCTTGA
- a CDS encoding Crp/Fnr family transcriptional regulator: MAAQATHECVQLVPIFQELAADQLDTIESIVQHHHYQPGETLFNADDPLDTLMIISGGQAKVYQLAANGREQLLYLLQTGDIDGEAALFETKHRTSYGEALVPTDVCSIRREDFQKLMQKYPSISINVLNVFGKRLTQLERQTTSTATESVEARLANYLTETAASLNEPAFKLPLKKKDLATFLGTTPETISRKLTRFEQAGLITQKPGKIIQINDADQLLLVE; the protein is encoded by the coding sequence ATGGCAGCACAAGCAACTCATGAGTGTGTTCAATTAGTACCTATTTTTCAAGAACTCGCGGCAGATCAACTCGATACGATCGAATCCATCGTGCAGCATCATCATTATCAACCCGGAGAAACGTTGTTTAACGCCGATGATCCGTTAGACACGCTAATGATCATCTCCGGTGGTCAAGCAAAGGTCTATCAACTTGCAGCAAATGGTCGGGAGCAATTATTATATTTATTACAAACTGGGGATATTGACGGCGAAGCGGCATTATTTGAAACGAAGCATCGGACGTCTTACGGGGAAGCTTTGGTGCCAACGGATGTTTGTAGCATTCGACGCGAGGACTTCCAAAAATTAATGCAAAAATATCCAAGTATCAGTATCAACGTCTTGAATGTGTTCGGTAAACGGTTAACGCAACTGGAACGGCAGACAACCAGTACGGCGACCGAATCGGTGGAAGCCCGTTTAGCCAATTATTTGACCGAAACAGCCGCATCGTTAAACGAACCTGCTTTCAAATTACCTTTGAAGAAAAAAGACCTCGCAACCTTTTTAGGCACGACGCCAGAAACGATTAGTCGAAAGTTGACCCGTTTCGAGCAGGCCGGTCTGATCACGCAAAAGCCAGGCAAGATCATTCAGATCAATGACGCGGATCAATTATTATTAGTGGAATAA